The region AGTCTTTCAGAGCTTGTTAAGAAGAAAGATCTCGACCAACTTGAGAATTTTGGTGGCATTGTCGGTATAGCTTCTGCCATTGGAACCGACATTGACGGCGGCATCTATGGTGGTCCTGTGGACATTGATCGCCGACAGCAAGCATTTGGTTCCAACACGTATAAGAAACCGCCAACAAAGGGCTTTTTCCATTTTGTAGTGGAAGCTTTCAAAGATCTTACTATAGCCATTCTTTTAGGATGTGCAGCTCTTTCTCTTGGTTTCGGTATCAAAGAGCATGGTCTAAAGGAAGGTTGGTATGATGGTGGCAGCATTTTTGTTgctgtttttcttattattgcTGTCTCTGCTATAAGCAACTATAGACAAAATAGACAGTTTGATAAGTTGTCGAAAATCAGCAATAACATACAAATTGATGTTGTGAGAAGCGGGCGGCGGCAAGAAGTTTCGATATTTGAACTTGTTGTGGGGGATGTCGTCTGTTTAAAGATCGGAGATCAGGTTCCTGCTGATGGCTTGTTCATCGATGGACATTCCTTGCAAATAGACGAATCCAGCATGACAGGAGAGAGTGATCATGTGGaaatcaatcacaaaaaaaatccatttttggTCTCTGGCACCAAGGTGGCTGATGGCTACGGTCAAATGCTTGTTACTTCAGTTGGCATGAACACAACATGGGGAGAAATGATGAGCCATATCAGTCGTGACACAAATGAACAAACACCTTTACAAGCTAGGCTCAATAAGCTAACGTCATCAATAGGTAAGGTTGGATTGGCTGTCGCTTTTCTTGTTCTACTAGTCTTGTTGGTTCGCTACTTCACAGGGAATACGCAAGATGAGAACGGCAAAAAGGAGTTCAATGGTAGCAAGACCAAGGCTGATGATATAGTGAACGCGGTGGTGGGGATTGTGGCTGCAGCAGTGACCATAATAGTGGTTGCAATTCCTGAAGGATTGCCATTGGCAGTCACGCTTACTCTTGCTTATTCAATGAAAAGAATGATGAAAGATCAAGCAATGGTGAGGAAGCTTCCTGCCTGTGAGACTATGGGCTCTGCCACCACCATTTGTACAGACAAAACAGGCACTCTTACAATGAACCTGATGAAAGTGACAAAGTTTTGGCTTGGTCAAGAATCAATGGAGCAGAGCAATCCTTCTCCGGTTTCTCCATATGTTCTTGAATTGATAAAGCAAGGGGTTGCTTTAAATACAACTGGTAGCGTTTACAGAGAAAGTCCAGAATCCAAGCTTGAGTTCTCAGGTAGTCCCACTGAAAAAGCAATTCTTTCTTGGGCTGTCCTTGAACTGAACATGAATATGGAGCAAATGAAGCAGAGTTGTACAATTCTCCAAGTCGAAGCCTTCAATTCACAGAAGAAAAGGAGTGGAGTTTTGTCCATGAAAAAATGGGACCACACGATCCACGTTCACTGGAAAGGAGCAGCAGAGATGATCCTAGCAATGTGCTCGAGTTACTATGATGCTTCTGGATTAATGAAAGAAATGGATGACAGAGAAAGGAATACATTCAAGCAAATTATTCAAGATATGGCAGCTAGTAGCCTTCGCTGCATCGCTTTCGCACACAAACAAATATCGGAGGACCAATATGAAGATGGAAAGGAAGACAAAACGCTCAAAGAAGACTGCTTGACATTATTAGGACTTGTGGGTATCAAGGATCCATGTAGACCTGGGGTGAAGAAAGCTGTTGATGATTGCCAACGAGCTGGAGTGAACGTCAAAATGATCACTGGCGATAATGTTTTCACTGCAAGAGCCATAGCGATCGAGTGTGGAATACTCAAGCCTGGTGCGGAGAATATCAGTGGAGCTGTGGTTGAAGGGGAAGAATTCCGAAATTACACACATGAGCAAAGAATGGAGAAGGTTGATAAAATCTGTGTGATGGCAAGGTCTTCTCCTTTTGATAAACTTCTCATGGTACAGTGCCTCAAACAAAAAGGTCATGTGGTGGCAGTAACTGGTGATGGCACAAATGATGCACCGGCATTGAAGGAAGCTGATATAGGACTATCTATGGGGATTCAAGGTACTGAAGTGGCTAAAGAAAGTTCAGATATTGTCATTTTGGACGATAACTTCGCTTCTGTAGCCACAGTTTTGAGGTGGGGTAGGTGTGTCTACAACAACATACAGAAATTCATTCAGTTCCAGCTCACAGTAAATGTTGCTGCTCTTGTTATAAACTTTGTAGCAGCAGTTTCAGCAGGAGAAGTACCACTAACAGCAGTCCAGTTGTTGTGGGTGAACCTGATTATGGACACATTGGGTGCTCTGGCTCTAGCTACTGAGCAGCCCACCCAGGAGCTCATGGAAAAAACCCCTGTGGGTAGGACTGAACCTCTTATCACCAACATCATGTGGAGGAACCTCCTATCTCAAGCTTTGTATCAGATAGCAATCCTCTTGACACTTCAATTCAAGGGAGAATCCATCTTTGGAGTGACAGAAAGGGTAAATGATACTTTGATCTTCAACATTTTTGTCCTGTGCCAAGTGTTTAATGAATTCAATGCAAGGAAGCTGGAGGAGAAGAATGTTTTCAAAGGGATCCATATGAACAAGTTGTTTTTGGGAATCATTGGAATAACCATTCTCTTACAGGTGTTAATGGTagaatttttgaagaaatttgcTGACACGGAGAGGTTGAACTGGGGCCAATGGGGTGCATGTATCGGAACCGCAGCACTATCTTGGCCAATTTGTTGGGTTGTCAAGTGCATACCTGTTCCAGAGAAACCAATTTTCAGCTATCTCACTTGGAGGAAATAAACAGTAGAAGACACAtgattcttttattcttttttcaccCCTacgaaaaaaaatacagatcaTGAATTATTTATTGTATCTATTTTATAGCTTCCCCGGAAGATGATATATTGTTTATAATTAGATTTGGATGTTGGCGAATCATGGTTATTTTTGTTGTATTACATCAGACATGATGCTCTGAACATTAATAAAAGCGCATGTGTTGCTCACTTGCTTGTTTCTTGCTTTGTTTTGCTAGTGCATGAAACATACCAGCTATCTACATTGCTCTCCCgatttcaaagtgcttttccaGGCATCATCGCATCATTAATCTCCCTTCTTCCTGCAAACTCTTGATGATTGGATTTTCATTCCTAGCCAATTTGCTGTCCTCGAAGACAAGAAGTTCACATCTTTTCTCCATCCATTTGTTCTCGAAAAGCTAATTCTAATAAAAGCCCGTCCTCAGTGTGCTTGGCTCCTTGCAACAAGTGAACTGCACAAAGCCGTTGCTTCAGTGCTAACTCACTGTTATTTATCACGAACATGGAGTGCTGGAACATGCATTATTAATCAGGTCTGATGTGTGGCTTCCATATCCAGTGGAACGACGACAGATTCCAAATGACGTGGATGCAAAGACCTGAAAGAAAGGATCCTGCTGAAATGATAAAGGTCTACCATTTCAGAACACTCATTAAAACAGGTGCAGGAAATTGGTAGCTCAAGCGACGAGCATCCCTCGTTTGGGCTTCTTTCAGTGCATGTGATCCAATGCATCACAACTATGTcccaaaaacattaaacaaacACCCCAACTATGTCTTTAATAGAAGCACAGCCGCACTATGATACAACGCATCCAGCACACATGCTAGTGTGCCAAAGCGAGATGCCACAGCGGGCAATCTAATTACAAATTGAGGCAAGATTTTTGTCCCTGCTCCAGTGCCTCGTGATTTTATTAGAGATCTGAACAGAGAATCTATACAAACGCTGGACCATAAGATGGAGATAAATAAGTTTCAAAGTTTCTCCCAATCAGATGGCATAACAAGCATGGCACAGCAAATCCTGAACTCCATCTAAGCTGGAACAGGTTCTGGGACTTTGCCGTTGTTTGACAGACTCAAACTGTCATAGTATTCGACCAACACTTTCCAGCCACCAGGGCACATGAATCCATCAGGAGGGTTCTCTTTGTTCTTTGCAAGTGTTCTCATCTGCAGGGTACAAGCAAGCGTGGTCACATGAAGCAAAAGGATAGACATAATTATATAAACCAAAAATACGAAGTTACTCCCTCTGTTTCACATAGTCCGAAACTTTTTCCTCTTATTTGTCTTATTTCCAATATCTTTTAGACAatcagaaaatgaaaaatacgtTGGGCTGCATACCTTTGTTCCAGAAATAAAGATGAAGTCTCCGGGCCTTGAGGGATCAAAGAATGCCATTTTACCCTGAGTCTTGTCATATGCAGCAACCTGCATCCAATTGCAACCacgatttttttcaaattactaTCAAAGGTTACATGTGCAATATCAATGATTTTGATGACAACAAAATACATACCCTGAAAGGAAGGATGTTTAACCGCTCAAGTCCAGGGGCCATACTCAACACCTTCTTTCCATGATCAGCATCATATAAATCTCTTTTCTCAACTGGATGGCTCATTCCAGCTGGATCCCTGCCGACAATGTAAAAGTTAGCTCCTGCATTAATCCGAGCTTTTGCATGCCACTGCACCTCAGTTGGACCAGCATAGTGCATGGGAGATGGGAATATTGAGACCACAGTTGTTTCTGGATCAAGAACACCATCCTCAAGTACCTAAgaatttatcatcatcatcaaacaaAATCAGTATTAGACTAAGCTTCTGGGAAACAGGGAAGTTTTAGTCTGGATAAAATAACTCAACAACAATCGAATCCATGCAGAGACAAAAAaaagggggagggggggggcaCATACCTTCACATGTTGCTTCATTCTCCAGCTAAGTGGAACATCATCTGCCTTTGTGTAGCCTCCCAATGGATGAAGCAAAAGGATGGGATTCTTGTATCCCATCTCAAGAAGCCGTCTACGAGTATCTGTCATGAGTAAAGCATGCCCATTGTGCACAGGATTCCTGAGCTGGAATGCAAAGACAGCATCGGCATTGCGCCTAGTGAATTCTTCACGGAGTTCTGCAGGAGACAATCGAAAATGATCGAGACCATCATGATACTTGATTGGTTCTATCACCTCCAAGTCCCCTCCAATCAGCCAGTTTCCAGATCCAGCTATGGTTTCTTCAACGTAAGGTAAACCAGGGGCAGTAGTTCCCCATGTTCTCGCAATCCGTTCTTCTTTGGGGTGCTTATATATCTCTACACTGAAAGATAGAAACAACTAAATAAATCAGGATACAGGTTAATCAATTAGGAGTTTCTTCAACATCAATCGAATTGGATAGCAAAAAATCTTTACACGATCTATGACTTCACATGCGTTGGTGGATGAGAAATGAGACCATCAAAGGATATGCCTATTAAAACTTGCAGAACAATCATCTAATTTGTATTATGGTACACTTGTCCTAGCATGATCGGAAAAGGAAAGAGGGTGCTTCCATCTAAAGCAGACCAACGCACAAGCACAAAAAACATTATAAGAATATAAACATTAATTCAATCTAATTCATTATCACTTTCAAACACAAATATAAAAGTATAAACTTCATGTATTCATCCTCCACCAACGCAACTCAAACATGCAAATAGcatcaaatttaacaaaaagaaaattattcttACTCGCTCAAGATGGCAACAGTATTGTCATCTGAATCAACAAGAGCGACCCTCTTGGACTCGCCAATGCTCTGCTTCTGCAAATCATCAATAGCGAGCACAATAGGCACCGACATGTTAACAACCGACCCGTTTTCCAAACGGAGCGAGTTGAAATGAAGAGTTTGGAGGAACTCGGATTCTCTCATGAATCCGCGGAGAGGACTTGCCCACCCTTCACTCAAAACATGCAGCCATTGAATATCAATCATTGTTAACTTCACTTTAGGAAATGAAATTGCCTCTTTCTTTTTAGCATCTTTTTGCGACTTTTCAACGAATAGTTCAACAAGTTTTCCACCATCTGGGTCGATCAACCCGGATTGAATTCTGACTCGTTTCCATTGGATTTTGGGCGCAAACGATAGTTTGAGGGTAGGGCTAAAACGGGTATTGAATGATTTTGGAAGAGAGTGGGGAGGGTATGAGGTTTTGGTGAAGAGGGCAGACATGGTAGCCATTGGTAGAGAGAAGCAGGGTACTCAAtttactctctctctccaaGTTTGATTTCTGGGAGGGCAGTTGATTAATGAAGCAGACGAGGGTACTTTGGAAAACAACTTAGTAAAATATGAGAAAGATATGCTTGGTAAGTGTAAGCCTGATGGCGCAGATTTGGCTTGGAGTAGGAGACATCGAGAGACATTGCATTTATATAGGAATTGGAGAATTGGGAGGATGAACCTGGACACAGTTTTCAGGTTCCTTTTTCTCtgttttgtatttaataattattaatctgGCCTGCACCAGTCCTTCGCCTGTTTATTAAATTCAGCCCTGCACTGTGTATCAATCTGATAACATATTAACCTGTAATCTAGTTGGGAtcgaattttattttcatctagtTGAGAAATTACCCTGTTTAAACTTTAATTGAtagaataaataattattaaatccatggatttaaaaaaaaaacaaaacaattatccAATACAAGGTTGTTTCTTTAAAGAGAACAAATAGCATCCATT is a window of Populus nigra chromosome 10, ddPopNigr1.1, whole genome shotgun sequence DNA encoding:
- the LOC133705153 gene encoding putative calcium-transporting ATPase 13, plasma membrane-type, whose translation is MSHLLHANLACIERSLDVPATLSKPNKRWHLAFVTIYCSRTIYSLSKKPVVRKKPSKVSSSPSYTALNINLDVDHFKIHQSSLSELVKKKDLDQLENFGGIVGIASAIGTDIDGGIYGGPVDIDRRQQAFGSNTYKKPPTKGFFHFVVEAFKDLTIAILLGCAALSLGFGIKEHGLKEGWYDGGSIFVAVFLIIAVSAISNYRQNRQFDKLSKISNNIQIDVVRSGRRQEVSIFELVVGDVVCLKIGDQVPADGLFIDGHSLQIDESSMTGESDHVEINHKKNPFLVSGTKVADGYGQMLVTSVGMNTTWGEMMSHISRDTNEQTPLQARLNKLTSSIGKVGLAVAFLVLLVLLVRYFTGNTQDENGKKEFNGSKTKADDIVNAVVGIVAAAVTIIVVAIPEGLPLAVTLTLAYSMKRMMKDQAMVRKLPACETMGSATTICTDKTGTLTMNLMKVTKFWLGQESMEQSNPSPVSPYVLELIKQGVALNTTGSVYRESPESKLEFSGSPTEKAILSWAVLELNMNMEQMKQSCTILQVEAFNSQKKRSGVLSMKKWDHTIHVHWKGAAEMILAMCSSYYDASGLMKEMDDRERNTFKQIIQDMAASSLRCIAFAHKQISEDQYEDGKEDKTLKEDCLTLLGLVGIKDPCRPGVKKAVDDCQRAGVNVKMITGDNVFTARAIAIECGILKPGAENISGAVVEGEEFRNYTHEQRMEKVDKICVMARSSPFDKLLMVQCLKQKGHVVAVTGDGTNDAPALKEADIGLSMGIQGTEVAKESSDIVILDDNFASVATVLRWGRCVYNNIQKFIQFQLTVNVAALVINFVAAVSAGEVPLTAVQLLWVNLIMDTLGALALATEQPTQELMEKTPVGRTEPLITNIMWRNLLSQALYQIAILLTLQFKGESIFGVTERVNDTLIFNIFVLCQVFNEFNARKLEEKNVFKGIHMNKLFLGIIGITILLQVLMVEFLKKFADTERLNWGQWGACIGTAALSWPICWVVKCIPVPEKPIFSYLTWRK
- the LOC133705154 gene encoding ATP sulfurylase 1, chloroplastic-like; translated protein: MATMSALFTKTSYPPHSLPKSFNTRFSPTLKLSFAPKIQWKRVRIQSGLIDPDGGKLVELFVEKSQKDAKKKEAISFPKVKLTMIDIQWLHVLSEGWASPLRGFMRESEFLQTLHFNSLRLENGSVVNMSVPIVLAIDDLQKQSIGESKRVALVDSDDNTVAILSDVEIYKHPKEERIARTWGTTAPGLPYVEETIAGSGNWLIGGDLEVIEPIKYHDGLDHFRLSPAELREEFTRRNADAVFAFQLRNPVHNGHALLMTDTRRRLLEMGYKNPILLLHPLGGYTKADDVPLSWRMKQHVKVLEDGVLDPETTVVSIFPSPMHYAGPTEVQWHAKARINAGANFYIVGRDPAGMSHPVEKRDLYDADHGKKVLSMAPGLERLNILPFRVAAYDKTQGKMAFFDPSRPGDFIFISGTKMRTLAKNKENPPDGFMCPGGWKVLVEYYDSLSLSNNGKVPEPVPA